Proteins from a genomic interval of Chryseobacterium indologenes:
- the hppD gene encoding 4-hydroxyphenylpyruvate dioxygenase translates to MSTLTFAEKIAQAENFLPINGTDYIEFYVGNAKQAAHYYKTAFGFQSVAYAGPETGVRDRASYVLQQGKIRLILTTGLTSESPINEHVKKHGDGVKVLALWVDDAYKAFEETTKRGGKPYLEPITLTDEHGEVRMSGIYTYGETVHMFIERKNYTGAFMPGYEKWESDYKPEEAGLLYVDHCVGNVDWNRMIPTVEWYEKVMGFVNILSFDDKQINTEYSALMSKVMSNGNGYAKFPINEPAEGKKKSQVEEYLDFYEGEGVQHIAVATKDIIHTVTELKKRGVEFLSAPPEAYYDMVPERVGHIDEDLKKLQDLGILIDHDEEGYLLQIFTKPVEDRPTLFFEIIERHGAQSFGAGNFKALFEALEREQERRGNL, encoded by the coding sequence ATGTCAACACTTACATTCGCCGAAAAGATTGCTCAAGCAGAGAATTTTTTACCGATCAACGGTACAGATTACATTGAGTTTTATGTAGGAAATGCAAAACAGGCTGCCCATTATTATAAAACCGCCTTTGGTTTTCAGTCTGTAGCTTATGCCGGTCCTGAGACCGGAGTAAGAGACCGTGCATCTTATGTGCTTCAGCAAGGAAAAATCAGACTGATTTTAACAACAGGACTTACGTCTGAATCTCCTATCAATGAACACGTAAAAAAACACGGAGACGGAGTGAAAGTTTTGGCACTTTGGGTAGATGATGCTTACAAAGCCTTTGAAGAAACTACCAAAAGAGGTGGAAAACCGTACTTAGAGCCAATCACTCTGACTGACGAGCATGGTGAAGTAAGAATGTCCGGGATTTATACTTACGGAGAAACCGTTCACATGTTTATTGAAAGAAAAAATTATACGGGAGCTTTCATGCCGGGTTATGAAAAATGGGAAAGCGACTACAAACCTGAAGAAGCCGGTTTATTGTATGTAGACCACTGTGTAGGAAATGTAGACTGGAACAGAATGATTCCTACCGTAGAATGGTACGAAAAAGTAATGGGATTTGTCAATATCCTTTCTTTTGATGACAAGCAGATCAACACAGAATATTCTGCATTGATGTCTAAAGTAATGTCAAACGGAAACGGATATGCAAAATTCCCTATCAATGAGCCTGCAGAAGGTAAAAAGAAATCTCAGGTAGAAGAATACCTTGATTTCTATGAAGGTGAAGGTGTACAGCACATTGCTGTCGCTACAAAAGATATCATCCATACGGTGACTGAATTGAAAAAACGTGGCGTAGAATTCCTTTCTGCACCGCCGGAAGCTTATTATGATATGGTTCCTGAAAGAGTAGGTCATATTGATGAAGATCTTAAAAAACTTCAGGATTTAGGTATACTTATTGATCATGATGAAGAAGGATATCTTTTACAAATCTTTACCAAGCCTGTAGAAGACCGTCCTACTCTATTCTTCGAAATCATTGAAAGACACGGTGCACAGAGTTTTGGAGCCGGAAATTTCAAAGCTTTATTCGAAGCATTAGAAAGAGAACAGGAAAGAAGAGGTAATCTTTAA
- a CDS encoding succinate CoA transferase, translating to MLERIRLESLHQKVTTAENAVKIIKDGMTIGSSGFTKAGDSKAILPALAERGKTENLKVTLMTGASLGHGTDGKLAEADVIRKRMPFQVDPILRNKINNGEILFIDQHLSESAELLHTKNLQSIDVAVIEAAYIERDGSIVPTTSVGNSVTFAALAKKVIIEINTEVPEEVYGIHDIYQAEDYPYRNVIPIVAPWNKIGRKSIPVDPDKIEAIVFTNLKDSPADIAEPDEKTTAIARHLLGFFENEVQLGRLTDRLLPLQAGIGKVANAVLTGFKDSNFYDLTMFSEVLQDSTFDLIDSGKLSFASASSITVSKECYERVLGNLSKYKEKFVLRPQNISNTPGLIRRLGVIAINTAIEFDIYGNVNSTHIGGTRIMNGIGGSGDFARNAYLSIFVTQAASKGNNISHVLPMVSHTDHTEHDVDILVTDIGLADLRGLAPRERAQKIIDNCVHPDYKEELQSYFDRACERGGHTPHLLEESFSWHLRFAQTGSMKQATEVEISN from the coding sequence ATGTTAGAAAGAATCAGATTAGAAAGTCTACACCAAAAAGTAACAACAGCTGAAAATGCTGTTAAAATCATTAAAGACGGGATGACCATCGGGTCCAGCGGCTTTACTAAAGCAGGAGACAGCAAAGCTATTTTACCTGCCCTGGCAGAAAGAGGAAAAACAGAAAACCTTAAAGTAACATTAATGACCGGCGCTTCGCTGGGGCACGGTACTGACGGAAAATTAGCGGAAGCTGATGTCATCAGGAAAAGGATGCCTTTCCAGGTAGATCCTATTTTAAGGAATAAGATCAATAATGGTGAAATTCTCTTTATCGACCAGCATTTGAGCGAAAGTGCCGAACTTCTCCACACCAAAAATTTACAAAGCATCGACGTAGCGGTTATCGAAGCGGCTTATATTGAAAGAGACGGAAGCATTGTTCCTACCACCTCCGTGGGAAATTCAGTCACCTTTGCTGCCTTAGCCAAAAAAGTCATCATTGAAATCAATACCGAAGTTCCTGAAGAAGTCTACGGAATCCACGATATTTATCAGGCAGAAGATTATCCTTACAGAAACGTTATTCCTATTGTAGCCCCATGGAACAAGATCGGAAGAAAAAGTATTCCTGTTGATCCTGATAAAATAGAGGCAATTGTTTTCACCAATCTTAAAGACAGCCCGGCAGATATTGCGGAACCGGACGAAAAGACCACAGCCATTGCCAGACATCTTCTCGGATTCTTTGAAAACGAAGTACAGCTGGGACGTCTTACCGACCGCTTACTTCCCCTTCAGGCAGGCATCGGGAAAGTAGCCAATGCTGTACTTACAGGGTTTAAAGACAGTAACTTCTATGATTTAACAATGTTTTCTGAAGTCCTTCAGGACAGTACTTTTGATTTGATAGACTCAGGGAAATTAAGTTTTGCCTCTGCATCTTCCATTACCGTCTCTAAGGAATGCTATGAAAGAGTGTTAGGAAACCTTTCAAAATATAAAGAAAAGTTTGTCTTAAGACCCCAGAATATTTCCAATACACCAGGCCTGATCAGAAGATTGGGGGTGATTGCCATCAACACGGCTATTGAATTTGATATCTACGGAAATGTAAACTCTACCCATATCGGCGGAACCAGAATCATGAATGGGATCGGCGGATCGGGAGACTTTGCCAGAAATGCTTATTTAAGTATTTTCGTCACTCAGGCTGCTTCAAAAGGCAATAATATTTCGCATGTGCTTCCTATGGTTTCTCATACCGACCATACAGAACATGATGTTGATATTCTGGTAACCGATATCGGATTGGCTGACCTGCGAGGGCTGGCGCCAAGAGAAAGAGCTCAGAAAATCATAGACAACTGTGTTCACCCTGATTATAAAGAAGAATTGCAATCGTATTTTGACAGAGCTTGTGAGAGGGGTGGCCATACTCCTCACCTGCTGGAAGAATCATTCAGCTGGCATCTGAGATTTGCCCAGACAGGAAGTATGAAACAAGCTACAGAAGTAGAAATTTCTAATTAA
- a CDS encoding homogentisate 1,2-dioxygenase, with protein MRYHLAGNIPPKRHTIFKSPEDKFYYEQLFGTEGFHGISSLLYHIHRPTQIKSIGEPKDVTPKIAVEKNITPRMFKGMNVTPEDDFMDSRKILLMNNDLKMGLAKPRKSMDYFYKNAECDELLYVHQGTGVLKTFVGDLDFVTGDYLIIPRGTIYQVELKSDDTVFFVLESHSPIYTPKRYRNEFGQLLEHSPFCERDMIAPAFKEPVDEKGEFLIKVKKENQITDFIYATHPFDVVGWDGYFYPYKFNIKNFEPITGRIHQPPPVHQNFEGHNFVVCSFCARMYDYHPQAIPAPYNHSNIDSDEVLFYTEGDFMSRNHIDLMDFTLHPGGIVHGPHPGAMERSIGKKFTEEYAVMVDPFRPLKITEEALKVEDPSYKTSWLE; from the coding sequence ATGAGATATCATCTAGCGGGAAATATCCCACCAAAAAGACACACTATCTTTAAGTCTCCGGAAGATAAATTTTACTATGAGCAGCTTTTTGGAACAGAAGGCTTTCATGGAATTTCTTCACTGTTATATCATATTCACCGCCCCACGCAGATCAAATCAATTGGTGAGCCTAAGGATGTAACGCCCAAAATTGCGGTAGAAAAAAACATTACTCCAAGAATGTTTAAGGGAATGAATGTCACTCCTGAAGATGATTTTATGGACAGCCGTAAGATCCTTTTGATGAACAACGACCTGAAAATGGGATTGGCAAAGCCAAGAAAATCGATGGATTATTTCTATAAAAATGCTGAATGTGACGAACTTTTATATGTTCATCAGGGAACCGGAGTTTTAAAAACATTTGTAGGAGATCTTGATTTTGTAACCGGTGATTATCTGATTATCCCGAGAGGAACCATTTACCAGGTAGAATTAAAATCTGATGATACCGTATTTTTTGTCCTGGAGAGCCACTCTCCTATTTACACTCCGAAGAGATACAGAAATGAATTCGGGCAGCTTTTGGAACATTCTCCTTTTTGTGAGCGGGATATGATTGCTCCTGCTTTCAAAGAACCTGTTGATGAAAAAGGAGAATTTTTAATCAAAGTAAAAAAAGAAAACCAGATTACAGATTTCATCTATGCAACACATCCGTTTGATGTAGTTGGCTGGGACGGATATTTTTATCCTTATAAATTTAATATCAAAAACTTCGAACCCATCACAGGGAGAATTCACCAGCCCCCTCCGGTACATCAGAACTTTGAAGGGCATAATTTCGTAGTGTGTTCATTCTGTGCAAGAATGTATGATTACCATCCACAAGCGATTCCGGCACCTTACAACCACTCAAATATCGATTCTGATGAAGTATTGTTCTATACGGAAGGAGACTTTATGAGCCGAAATCATATCGACCTGATGGACTTCACGCTTCACCCGGGAGGAATCGTACACGGGCCTCACCCTGGCGCTATGGAAAGAAGTATCGGGAAAAAGTTCACCGAAGAATATGCAGTAATGGTAGATCCTTTCCGTCCGTTAAAAATCACGGAAGAAGCTTTAAAAGTGGAAGATCCGTCATACAAAACTTCATGGCTGGAATAA
- a CDS encoding TonB-dependent receptor, giving the protein MKRILFSVTFLSSYCFAQQTDSLSLSPNKNIDSARVSKKEMKTSTIDDVVVTGTIKPVSRSKSPVAVEIYSQKFFQKNPTPSIFEAIAMVNGVKPQLNCSVCNTGDIHINGLEGPYTMILIDGMPIVSSLSTVYGLSGIPNSLVDRIEVVKGPASSIYGSEAMGGVINIITKNALTAPKLSVDLMTSTWAENNLDLSTKFNVGKKAASLLSLNYFSFQERIDQNKDNFTDTTLQSRISVFNKWNFQRKDNRQASFAMRYLYEDRFGGEMQWNKSFRGSDEVYGESIYTNRAEIFGLYQWPMKEHIVTQFSYNYHDQNSFYGANPYNALQKVAFVQTYWDRSFGKHDITAGLTFKRTFYDDNTPGTLASDGITNAPMKSPIWGAFIQDQWEINDKNTLLLGYRYDYDKVHHSVHSPRFAWKFSPTPYHTLRFNFGTGFRVVNLFTEDHAALTGSREVVVKSDLQPERSVNGNLNYIWKIPVGTRMLHLDASAFYTYFSNKIVGDFDSDPNKIIYDNLHGYGISRGASLNVDFTFQFPLSVNLGVTYLDVYQKYDNENQKTQQLHAPKWSGTYNLTYKFPGNLTIDFTGQFYGPMRLPVLPDDYRPEYSPFYSLANIQVSKSFKSGFEVYCGVKNLFNFTPKDPLMRPFDPFDKHVNDPVNNPNNYNFDTAYGYAPMQRIRGFLGVKYTLK; this is encoded by the coding sequence ATGAAACGAATATTATTCTCTGTTACTTTTTTATCCTCCTATTGTTTTGCTCAGCAGACCGACAGTTTAAGTTTATCTCCAAACAAAAACATAGATTCTGCAAGGGTTTCAAAAAAAGAGATGAAAACAAGTACGATCGATGATGTGGTGGTTACCGGAACCATAAAACCGGTCAGCAGGTCAAAAAGCCCTGTAGCAGTAGAAATCTACAGTCAGAAATTTTTCCAGAAAAATCCGACGCCAAGTATTTTTGAAGCCATTGCCATGGTGAACGGGGTAAAACCTCAGCTTAACTGTTCGGTTTGTAATACCGGAGATATTCATATCAACGGATTGGAAGGACCTTACACAATGATTCTGATTGACGGAATGCCGATAGTAAGTTCCCTTTCCACAGTCTATGGATTAAGTGGTATACCCAACAGCCTTGTGGACAGGATAGAGGTGGTAAAAGGACCGGCCTCTTCAATTTACGGTTCTGAAGCGATGGGAGGAGTGATCAATATAATTACCAAAAATGCATTAACAGCTCCCAAGTTAAGCGTTGACCTCATGACGAGCACCTGGGCTGAGAATAATCTGGATCTTTCCACTAAGTTTAATGTGGGAAAGAAGGCGGCGTCTTTATTAAGCTTGAATTATTTTAGTTTTCAGGAAAGAATAGATCAGAATAAGGATAATTTCACTGATACCACTTTACAAAGCAGAATTTCTGTTTTCAACAAATGGAATTTCCAGCGAAAAGATAACCGGCAGGCGAGTTTTGCGATGAGATACCTTTATGAAGACCGTTTTGGAGGTGAAATGCAGTGGAACAAATCTTTCAGAGGAAGTGATGAGGTCTACGGTGAAAGTATCTATACCAACCGTGCAGAGATTTTCGGATTGTATCAGTGGCCGATGAAAGAACATATTGTTACTCAGTTCTCTTATAATTATCATGACCAGAATTCTTTTTATGGGGCTAATCCATATAATGCTCTGCAGAAAGTAGCGTTTGTACAGACCTATTGGGACAGGAGTTTCGGAAAACACGATATTACAGCCGGATTGACTTTTAAAAGAACTTTTTACGATGACAACACACCGGGAACCCTGGCTTCTGATGGAATCACCAATGCACCGATGAAGTCTCCGATATGGGGTGCTTTTATCCAGGATCAGTGGGAAATTAACGACAAAAATACGTTATTGCTGGGCTATCGTTATGATTACGATAAAGTACATCATTCGGTACATTCTCCAAGATTTGCATGGAAATTTTCCCCGACCCCTTACCACACCTTACGTTTCAATTTTGGAACAGGTTTCAGAGTGGTAAATTTATTTACGGAAGACCATGCAGCGTTGACAGGTTCCCGGGAAGTTGTGGTAAAATCAGACCTTCAGCCTGAAAGATCCGTAAACGGGAATTTGAATTATATCTGGAAAATTCCTGTCGGAACCCGGATGCTGCATCTTGATGCTTCGGCATTTTATACTTATTTCAGTAATAAAATTGTCGGTGATTTTGATTCTGACCCGAATAAAATTATTTATGATAACCTCCACGGATACGGAATCTCCAGAGGGGCTTCCCTGAATGTTGATTTTACATTCCAGTTTCCGCTGAGTGTCAATTTGGGGGTAACCTATCTTGATGTGTACCAGAAATATGATAATGAAAATCAGAAAACACAGCAATTGCATGCTCCAAAATGGAGTGGAACTTATAATTTAACCTATAAATTTCCAGGTAATCTGACCATCGATTTTACAGGACAGTTTTACGGACCGATGAGGCTTCCTGTGCTGCCTGATGATTATCGTCCGGAATATTCACCGTTTTATTCTCTGGCTAATATTCAGGTTTCAAAAAGTTTCAAATCCGGATTTGAAGTGTATTGCGGGGTTAAAAACCTCTTCAATTTTACTCCAAAAGATCCTTTGATGAGACCATTTGACCCGTTCGATAAACACGTTAATGACCCCGTTAATAACCCGAACAATTATAATTTCGATACGGCATATGGCTATGCACCGATGCAACGTATCAGAGGATTTCTGGGAGTAAAATATACCCTGAAGTGA
- a CDS encoding thioredoxin family protein, with translation MKTFILFLMFVPCLCLSQMKTGTFSEMEVLQKEAPKPVVIHLYTDWCAVCKIESFRLNKDKDVVDIMNEHFYLINFEAEKTRDKINFQGQEFEYLSNGSSGIHELALALSKNKNQPVYPLWVFLDKNQNLVYYQEGQMTPQQMKQKLKEISAL, from the coding sequence GTGAAAACTTTTATTTTATTTTTAATGTTTGTGCCCTGTCTTTGTCTGTCTCAGATGAAGACAGGCACTTTTTCTGAAATGGAGGTTTTGCAAAAAGAAGCTCCCAAGCCTGTGGTCATTCACCTTTACACAGACTGGTGTGCGGTTTGCAAAATAGAATCTTTCCGTCTGAATAAGGATAAGGACGTGGTGGATATAATGAATGAGCATTTTTATCTGATCAATTTTGAAGCTGAAAAAACCAGGGATAAAATTAATTTTCAAGGTCAGGAGTTTGAATATCTATCCAATGGAAGTTCCGGAATCCATGAACTGGCACTTGCACTGTCGAAAAATAAAAATCAGCCGGTCTATCCTTTGTGGGTATTCCTGGATAAGAATCAGAATTTAGTATATTATCAGGAAGGGCAGATGACACCTCAGCAAATGAAGCAGAAATTGAAAGAAATTTCTGCTCTATAA
- a CDS encoding cupin domain-containing protein, producing MKTIPRRIVTGIKDGKSVIVEDQTVENAVEHFPGLIISDVWNTQKMPASLDFETRIPNTGFPKTPKNGTYFRYVVVPPDKNLGIEWKKNEPHPMMHQTQTVDYIIILSGELYLIMEEGETLLKSGDIIIQRGTRHAWSNRSDEPCIQLAVLIDADTSD from the coding sequence ATGAAGACCATACCAAGACGCATCGTCACAGGAATCAAAGACGGAAAATCAGTTATCGTCGAAGATCAAACGGTAGAAAACGCTGTAGAACATTTTCCGGGACTCATCATTTCTGATGTTTGGAATACACAAAAAATGCCGGCAAGCCTGGATTTTGAAACCAGAATTCCCAATACCGGATTTCCGAAAACACCAAAAAACGGCACTTATTTCCGATATGTAGTCGTTCCGCCGGATAAAAATTTAGGCATAGAATGGAAAAAAAATGAACCTCATCCGATGATGCACCAAACTCAAACTGTAGATTATATCATTATCCTTTCCGGTGAACTGTATCTGATCATGGAAGAAGGCGAAACCCTCCTGAAATCCGGTGACATTATCATTCAAAGAGGAACACGTCATGCGTGGAGCAACCGTTCCGATGAACCTTGTATTCAGCTGGCTGTTTTGATAGATGCGGATACTAGTGATTAA